One Blastopirellula marina genomic window carries:
- a CDS encoding DUF1570 domain-containing protein, translating into MRYRQRRAPRGGGVLAILILTISASTLSAQATRVKVPDPRAFGLDISPGLVLYDVKGNVEYRNDDGETEIGKIHVAIGNSLVVERPDGKLITKKLSEVKKTEKPFEGMDRKDLEKKLKAEHPGFRTFASRHFIFVYNTSNEFAQGTMRIMESMLPGVSAHAKRQKIDVHDPEVPLVVIMFATEAEYKKFAQLPDGVVAFYDTLENHVVMYEKPTETPFKWELYYRQAISTISHEGAHQILHNIGVQQRLSRWPMWISEGIAEYYAPTDFGKRNRWKGAGDINDMRMFELESYLKARDATQADGKMIDDTVGAQRLTSTGYASAWALTHFLASRHKLDFDKFMKRVSETRPLEGALATDDEGKVTSNRELFQEFFGADSAGLEREMIQHLKQQPYDHPLKEFQHYVATVKININNRIFGTANVFHSHQLANKWQQEQIRKLDAAQQRQAQVDMIIVPNRSAAERAASQWLRSIN; encoded by the coding sequence ATGCGGTATCGACAGCGTAGAGCCCCTCGTGGTGGGGGAGTCCTGGCGATTTTGATTCTCACGATTTCTGCATCGACGCTTTCGGCCCAGGCAACTCGGGTCAAAGTGCCTGATCCACGCGCGTTCGGCCTCGATATATCGCCGGGGCTTGTCCTTTACGACGTGAAGGGGAATGTCGAGTACCGCAACGACGATGGGGAGACCGAAATCGGTAAGATCCACGTTGCAATCGGCAATAGTTTGGTTGTGGAACGCCCCGATGGAAAGTTAATCACCAAGAAGCTTTCCGAGGTCAAGAAGACTGAAAAGCCATTCGAGGGAATGGATCGAAAAGATCTCGAAAAGAAACTAAAAGCCGAGCACCCAGGTTTCCGAACCTTCGCTTCGCGTCACTTCATTTTCGTTTACAACACCTCCAACGAGTTCGCTCAAGGGACGATGCGGATCATGGAGTCGATGTTGCCAGGTGTTTCCGCCCACGCGAAGCGACAGAAGATTGACGTTCACGATCCCGAGGTTCCGCTAGTGGTGATCATGTTTGCCACAGAAGCCGAATATAAGAAATTCGCTCAATTGCCTGATGGTGTGGTCGCGTTTTATGACACATTGGAAAACCATGTCGTCATGTACGAGAAGCCGACGGAAACGCCCTTTAAGTGGGAACTCTACTACCGCCAGGCAATCTCAACGATTTCGCACGAAGGGGCACATCAGATTTTGCACAACATTGGTGTGCAACAACGACTTTCCCGATGGCCGATGTGGATTTCAGAGGGTATCGCCGAATACTACGCTCCGACCGACTTCGGAAAGCGGAATCGCTGGAAAGGCGCTGGGGATATCAACGACATGCGAATGTTCGAGCTCGAGTCTTACCTCAAGGCGCGGGATGCAACTCAGGCCGATGGCAAGATGATCGATGATACCGTCGGAGCCCAACGATTGACATCGACCGGATACGCTTCTGCATGGGCGCTAACCCATTTTCTGGCCAGCCGGCATAAGTTGGACTTCGATAAGTTCATGAAACGCGTCAGCGAGACCCGTCCGTTGGAAGGGGCCTTAGCCACTGACGACGAAGGAAAAGTGACGAGTAATCGCGAGCTTTTTCAAGAGTTTTTCGGAGCTGACTCGGCTGGACTCGAACGCGAGATGATTCAGCATCTCAAGCAGCAGCCATACGATCATCCGCTGAAAGAGTTTCAACACTACGTCGCAACGGTCAAAATCAACATCAACAACCGTATTTTCGGTACGGCCAACGTGTTTCACAGTCACCAGTTGGCCAACAAATGGCAACAAGAACAAATCCGTAAGCTGGATGCTGCTCAGCAAAGACAAGCACAGGTCGATATGATCATTGTGCCTAATCGATCGGCTGCGGAACGGGCTGCTTCGCAGTGGTTGCGTTCGATTAACTAG
- a CDS encoding FKBP-type peptidyl-prolyl cis-trans isomerase, with product MIRSLCAIAMVLVAQAAYAQEIKLESPEQKASYAIGRNIANEVANPNVPFDIDALVAGFRDGMSGQDSKLSEEQTAAALQQFQALVQAHMQKKAADAAKAGQEFLAENAKKEGIKTTKSGLQYEVIKPGTGATPKPTDTVVCHYKGVLVDGTEFDSSYKRGEPAEFPVNGVISGWTEALQLMKVGGKWKLYIPSDLAYGPQGNRSIPPNAVLIFDIELLDIK from the coding sequence ATGATCCGTTCACTATGCGCCATTGCGATGGTGCTGGTCGCCCAGGCGGCCTATGCCCAGGAGATTAAATTGGAATCACCAGAGCAAAAAGCCTCTTACGCAATCGGTCGCAATATTGCGAACGAAGTCGCCAATCCCAACGTTCCGTTTGATATCGACGCGCTCGTCGCGGGTTTCCGTGACGGTATGTCCGGCCAAGATTCGAAGCTGAGCGAAGAGCAAACCGCAGCTGCTTTGCAGCAGTTCCAAGCTCTGGTTCAAGCTCACATGCAGAAGAAGGCTGCGGACGCTGCCAAGGCAGGCCAAGAATTCCTGGCTGAAAACGCCAAGAAGGAAGGTATCAAAACCACTAAGAGCGGTCTTCAATACGAAGTCATCAAGCCAGGTACTGGCGCGACGCCAAAGCCAACCGACACGGTTGTCTGCCACTACAAGGGTGTCTTGGTTGATGGCACCGAATTCGATAGTTCGTACAAGCGTGGCGAGCCAGCTGAATTCCCCGTCAACGGCGTGATCTCGGGCTGGACCGAGGCGCTGCAACTGATGAAGGTTGGTGGCAAGTGGAAATTGTACATTCCTTCTGACTTGGCTTACGGCCCACAAGGCAATCGCAGCATTCCGCCGAATGCTGTGCTGATCTTCGACATCGAATTACTCGACATCAAGTAA
- a CDS encoding phosphatase PAP2 family protein: protein MSTQYAEPEMQHRSLEESCSNPSPPCPATLPQDKQFDGRYFLILSVILAICGGLSLFLDSAISGQLAEPPHEFRYIGGDLKKLISLSEVFGHGTGVAMVVLAVFALDLQNRWKVGLLIATAFGAGLMANVAKFMGVARQRPHAFDFSQPIWDSFYQTFPFLHWFSQEELRQAAYQSFPSGHSATAAGLCVGLCYLYPHARWYFLLVAGLACFQRVAFRMHFTSDAFLGAALGMATATLLLMYGRVPEMIAWAERKIRGSATTE, encoded by the coding sequence GTGTCCACTCAGTACGCCGAACCCGAGATGCAGCATCGTTCTCTCGAAGAGTCGTGTAGCAATCCGTCTCCCCCCTGCCCTGCGACCCTGCCGCAAGACAAGCAATTTGATGGGCGTTACTTTTTGATTCTCTCAGTAATTTTGGCCATTTGTGGCGGCCTATCGCTTTTCCTAGACAGTGCGATCAGCGGACAATTGGCCGAACCACCGCACGAGTTCCGTTACATTGGCGGCGATCTGAAAAAGCTAATCTCGCTAAGCGAAGTGTTCGGGCACGGCACCGGCGTGGCGATGGTCGTATTAGCCGTGTTTGCGCTCGATCTACAGAACCGCTGGAAAGTTGGGCTGCTGATTGCGACCGCCTTCGGGGCTGGGCTTATGGCTAATGTCGCCAAGTTCATGGGGGTTGCCCGTCAGCGTCCGCATGCGTTTGACTTTTCGCAACCGATCTGGGATAGCTTCTATCAAACGTTTCCGTTCCTGCATTGGTTTTCGCAGGAGGAGTTACGTCAGGCGGCCTATCAAAGCTTCCCCTCTGGCCATTCCGCCACAGCTGCGGGACTGTGTGTTGGGTTGTGTTATCTTTATCCGCATGCTCGATGGTACTTCCTACTTGTTGCTGGGCTGGCGTGTTTCCAGCGTGTGGCGTTTCGGATGCACTTCACTAGCGATGCGTTCCTCGGCGCAGCGCTGGGGATGGCGACGGCGACACTCCTGCTGATGTACGGTCGGGTACCCGAGATGATTGCCTGGGCGGAACGTAAAATTAGAGGAAGTGCGACAACTGAGTAG
- a CDS encoding ArnT family glycosyltransferase, which produces MSSAKGNLGLLIGLSVIVFFTNLGGPKLWDRDEPRNAGCAIEMIEAHDWVVPRFNDELRTHKPALLYWLMITAYSVFGINEFSARFFSAVLGTLTVLLTYDMGRRLFDRSTGLWAGICLATTLMFTVAARAATPDAPLIFFVALGMWVFVCFSFREDKDADSQGTTYYPAQWWQIALLYGVLGLAVLSKGPVGLVLPTAIIGMFLLIMRLPTAEPANTWWQWLLSLTRPFFPLHFLKTVWFMRPIIAVTACLCVALPWYLWVAARDFRWIEGFFLEHNLNRAVTAFEGHSGPPVYYLLAICVGFFPWSVFFSPMLLDLARQLRVESKTRAALIFCSCWVGVWLAAFSVAQTKLPSYVTPLYPGLALLLGCFVTRITSRQIEISPRWYDLTFGLTTLVGVMMTIGLAVAARIYLPGEYLVPIVGVVLVVGGILAWWWRRQSDMPKAFTAFAVMATLFVVGLFGLVAQRVSDHQAIGRLLAKIDQAAPEASLCSYGVSEASWVYYARQPVKFVPDAAEDLEREFSQGVNTIVLTTPEKLEELPESVRAQLVEVAREPYFLKNYPLIALRPSPELVEIAVRKVTEAR; this is translated from the coding sequence ATGTCCTCGGCAAAAGGAAATCTGGGGCTGTTGATCGGCCTCAGCGTGATCGTCTTCTTTACGAACCTCGGCGGGCCCAAGCTCTGGGACCGAGACGAGCCACGCAATGCTGGATGCGCGATTGAAATGATCGAGGCACACGACTGGGTGGTGCCACGTTTCAATGACGAACTCCGTACGCACAAGCCCGCGTTGTTGTACTGGTTGATGATCACGGCCTATTCGGTGTTCGGCATCAACGAATTTAGTGCTCGGTTTTTCTCGGCGGTGCTCGGCACACTGACCGTCTTGTTGACATACGACATGGGGCGGCGTCTATTCGATCGTAGCACTGGTCTGTGGGCTGGTATTTGTCTCGCGACGACATTGATGTTCACCGTGGCTGCCCGTGCTGCGACCCCCGATGCACCGTTGATCTTTTTTGTTGCACTTGGAATGTGGGTGTTTGTCTGCTTCAGCTTTCGGGAAGATAAAGATGCGGACTCCCAAGGGACTACTTACTATCCAGCACAGTGGTGGCAGATCGCATTGCTGTATGGTGTGTTAGGCTTGGCGGTGCTTTCGAAAGGCCCGGTCGGCTTGGTCCTGCCCACCGCCATCATCGGCATGTTTTTGTTGATCATGCGTTTGCCGACCGCCGAACCTGCGAACACGTGGTGGCAGTGGTTACTTTCTTTGACGCGCCCTTTCTTCCCGCTGCACTTCCTGAAAACCGTGTGGTTCATGCGACCCATCATCGCCGTGACTGCTTGTTTGTGCGTCGCGCTACCATGGTACCTGTGGGTCGCTGCTCGCGACTTTCGCTGGATTGAAGGTTTTTTCCTCGAACACAATTTGAATCGTGCGGTGACCGCGTTTGAAGGGCATTCCGGTCCACCGGTTTACTACTTACTGGCGATCTGCGTTGGCTTCTTCCCCTGGTCGGTTTTCTTTTCGCCGATGCTGCTCGATCTGGCTCGGCAACTGCGAGTCGAATCGAAAACACGTGCCGCTTTGATCTTCTGCTCGTGCTGGGTCGGTGTATGGTTGGCCGCCTTCTCGGTTGCTCAGACGAAGTTGCCTAGCTACGTCACCCCACTCTATCCGGGGTTGGCCTTGCTGTTGGGCTGCTTCGTGACGCGAATCACTTCCCGGCAAATTGAGATTTCGCCTCGATGGTACGACCTGACGTTTGGGTTGACGACTCTCGTCGGCGTGATGATGACGATTGGACTAGCGGTCGCAGCGCGGATTTACCTGCCTGGCGAGTACTTGGTACCGATCGTTGGTGTTGTGCTCGTCGTTGGTGGAATCCTGGCTTGGTGGTGGAGACGTCAGTCGGACATGCCGAAAGCATTCACCGCTTTTGCCGTGATGGCAACCTTGTTTGTCGTCGGCCTGTTCGGGCTCGTAGCCCAGCGTGTTTCCGATCATCAAGCGATTGGTCGATTGCTGGCCAAGATCGATCAGGCTGCGCCGGAGGCATCCCTGTGCTCTTACGGCGTAAGCGAAGCAAGCTGGGTTTACTATGCTCGGCAGCCAGTGAAGTTCGTTCCAGACGCAGCAGAAGACTTAGAGCGAGAGTTCTCACAGGGGGTGAACACCATTGTGCTCACCACGCCAGAAAAGCTGGAAGAGCTTCCCGAATCGGTACGTGCCCAGTTGGTGGAAGTAGCGCGTGAGCCTTACTTCTTGAAAAACTATCCATTGATCGCACTACGCCCCTCGCCTGAGCTAGTTGAGATCGCGGTACGAAAGGTGACGGAAGCTCGCTAA
- a CDS encoding response regulator has protein sequence MRESKHFILLVEDDPLMADITAFRLELLGFDVQIVENSDAALRTCEEQRVDLVIVDLELAGMKGLELINQLQIGESTHETPIMVFSTDPNLDVVQKAFKAGAKDYLVTPYDPAMLEHKIAQLLSPESVT, from the coding sequence ATGCGCGAGAGCAAACATTTCATTCTGCTGGTCGAAGATGACCCGCTGATGGCCGATATTACCGCGTTTCGTTTGGAGCTGTTGGGCTTCGACGTGCAGATCGTCGAGAACTCAGACGCGGCGCTACGCACGTGCGAAGAGCAACGTGTTGATTTGGTGATTGTCGATCTGGAACTCGCTGGCATGAAGGGCCTTGAGCTGATCAACCAATTGCAGATCGGCGAATCGACGCACGAGACACCCATTATGGTGTTCTCCACCGACCCGAATCTCGATGTGGTGCAAAAGGCCTTCAAGGCTGGGGCCAAGGATTACCTCGTGACTCCTTACGATCCAGCCATGCTGGAACACAAGATTGCCCAGCTCCTATCCCCGGAATCGGTCACTTAG
- a CDS encoding GspE/PulE family protein produces the protein MAGRLGDILVARGQLTQEQLETALRSQGSDKGMLGAILLRRGWVTREQVGSALSEQFEVPFETLVPDAVNPQLVRLLPEEFSRTRYTVPVALKNRRLVLAMAAPDDIEAISEAELITGYPVDPIVAFNSEIGETLDRGFDDKIVARQTIVDMKLQELAKQEDHDEGAEQIAALNEEESAPVVRLVKSLLSGAINSDSSDIHLEPHKPEMRVRYRVDGQLQQVMTIPNHIEEAVIARIKVMGDMDTTETRRPQDGHISIDDGGKHVNFRVSTIPTVLGEKVVMRLIDESSKVFRMDQLGFSDVDRVRLQELIDKPHGMLVVTGPTGSGKSTTLYAMLSQLNQVHRNIVTVEDPVEYRLPGITQVHSDNEFGLGFANALKYIMRQDPDVIMVGEIRDHETATTAVQAALTGHLLISTLHTNDAVGSVARLNDLGIDHFRIGGSLLGSVAQRLLRTICPFCKEPAQPNQAMLETLARRCKIPVEATFYHGRGCNKCLGSGYQGRVPVFEIMSNTAKMSEAIDQGMPHSKLRELAIEEGMTDLLTAGVKMAVAGRTTLEEAYFKTMS, from the coding sequence ATGGCAGGACGTCTGGGCGACATTCTGGTAGCACGCGGACAGCTTACCCAAGAGCAGTTGGAAACCGCTCTGCGCAGTCAGGGTTCTGACAAGGGTATGCTGGGTGCCATTCTGTTACGTCGTGGTTGGGTAACGCGTGAACAAGTTGGCTCGGCCTTGTCCGAACAATTCGAAGTGCCGTTCGAAACGCTCGTTCCCGACGCCGTGAATCCGCAGTTGGTGCGACTGCTGCCTGAGGAATTCTCGCGAACGCGATACACGGTTCCTGTCGCGCTTAAGAATCGTCGTTTGGTCCTAGCTATGGCCGCGCCGGACGATATCGAGGCAATTTCCGAAGCAGAGCTGATCACCGGCTATCCGGTCGATCCGATCGTGGCATTCAACAGCGAAATTGGTGAAACGCTTGATCGTGGGTTTGACGACAAAATTGTCGCTCGACAGACGATTGTCGATATGAAACTGCAAGAACTCGCCAAGCAGGAAGATCACGACGAAGGGGCCGAGCAGATCGCGGCCCTCAACGAGGAAGAATCCGCGCCCGTTGTGCGATTGGTGAAGTCTTTGCTTTCAGGGGCGATCAATTCCGATTCCAGTGATATTCACTTGGAGCCACACAAGCCAGAAATGCGAGTTCGGTATCGCGTCGACGGCCAGCTCCAGCAGGTCATGACCATTCCCAATCACATTGAAGAGGCGGTGATCGCCCGTATCAAAGTGATGGGAGACATGGACACCACAGAAACGCGACGTCCTCAGGACGGTCACATCAGCATCGACGACGGTGGCAAGCATGTGAACTTCCGTGTCAGCACGATTCCGACCGTGCTGGGCGAGAAAGTGGTGATGCGATTGATCGACGAAAGCTCGAAGGTGTTCCGAATGGATCAGCTTGGCTTTAGCGATGTCGATCGAGTCCGTCTGCAGGAATTGATCGATAAGCCACACGGCATGCTGGTGGTGACAGGGCCCACTGGCTCAGGTAAATCGACCACGCTGTACGCAATGTTATCCCAGTTGAACCAAGTTCATCGCAATATCGTCACCGTGGAAGATCCAGTCGAATACCGTTTGCCAGGTATCACGCAAGTTCACTCCGACAATGAATTCGGTCTCGGGTTTGCGAACGCGTTGAAGTACATCATGCGGCAAGATCCAGACGTGATCATGGTGGGTGAAATTCGCGACCACGAGACGGCCACGACCGCAGTTCAAGCTGCACTTACCGGTCACTTGCTGATCAGCACGCTCCATACCAACGATGCGGTCGGCTCGGTTGCTCGTTTGAATGACTTAGGGATCGATCACTTTCGGATTGGTGGTTCGTTATTGGGAAGCGTTGCCCAACGCTTATTACGAACGATTTGTCCTTTCTGCAAAGAGCCCGCCCAGCCGAATCAGGCGATGCTGGAGACACTTGCGCGACGCTGCAAGATTCCTGTGGAAGCCACGTTCTATCATGGTCGTGGTTGTAACAAGTGCCTGGGCAGTGGCTATCAAGGACGCGTGCCGGTGTTTGAGATCATGAGCAATACGGCCAAGATGTCGGAAGCAATTGACCAAGGAATGCCGCACTCGAAGCTGCGCGAATTGGCGATCGAGGAAGGAATGACCGATCTATTGACTGCCGGCGTGAAGATGGCCGTCGCGGGACGCACGACGCTTGAAGAAGCCTATTTCAAGACGATGAGCTAA
- a CDS encoding type II secretion system F family protein, whose protein sequence is MRATTASSTSKRMDIGGVFRWLHSIQLTPGGRKNGVSPRRLGEIFSNLATLLENGVTLPKAIVTIANETSMRSCRGLLLGLHAAIERGDSFSKALISQDGTFDEVLIQQIRVGERSGNVPQVLRRIADKFENDNELRGKIIKKLSYPAIVTIAGSGVCVFMMMFILPVFEETYRKSKIPLPLPTQVLVNTGAFLNAYGWIILLAILGLGLAIRHIRKQRSLAIAMDRRLLRLPLIGPWLVDISMLQFMDTLGTMLESGFHVADALAQSQGTVSNLAVDQAIGSLGRAVRRGERLSHEMDRHHELFPPVVSQLVIVGEQTGNLGTTSRQIRDHLKKDIERKTDNFVRVVEPITTILMAFMVGGILLAIYMPMFGMLDLVER, encoded by the coding sequence ATGAGAGCCACAACCGCAAGCAGTACGTCGAAACGAATGGACATCGGAGGGGTGTTCCGCTGGTTGCATTCCATTCAGTTGACGCCCGGTGGTCGGAAGAACGGTGTGTCGCCTCGTCGATTAGGAGAGATCTTCTCGAATCTGGCGACCCTTCTGGAAAACGGCGTTACCCTCCCGAAGGCGATTGTGACAATCGCCAACGAAACATCGATGCGATCGTGCCGTGGTCTCCTGCTTGGCTTACATGCCGCAATCGAGCGTGGAGATAGCTTCTCAAAAGCCCTGATCAGCCAGGACGGAACGTTCGACGAAGTCTTGATTCAGCAGATTCGTGTGGGTGAACGCTCAGGCAACGTTCCTCAAGTGTTACGACGAATCGCCGACAAATTCGAGAACGACAACGAACTTCGCGGAAAGATTATCAAGAAGCTTAGCTACCCAGCAATTGTCACGATCGCCGGTAGTGGCGTCTGCGTCTTCATGATGATGTTCATTCTGCCCGTCTTCGAAGAGACGTACCGCAAATCAAAAATCCCGCTTCCCTTACCGACGCAAGTCTTGGTTAATACCGGGGCGTTTTTGAACGCTTACGGTTGGATCATCTTACTGGCGATATTAGGACTTGGACTCGCGATCCGTCATATCCGAAAGCAGCGCAGTCTCGCAATCGCGATGGACCGGCGACTGTTGCGATTACCCCTAATCGGTCCATGGCTGGTTGATATCTCGATGCTGCAGTTTATGGATACGCTCGGCACGATGCTCGAAAGTGGTTTTCACGTGGCCGATGCACTTGCTCAGAGCCAAGGAACGGTCAGTAACCTGGCCGTCGATCAAGCAATTGGTTCGCTCGGACGTGCGGTTCGCCGCGGAGAGCGGTTAAGCCATGAAATGGATCGCCATCATGAGCTATTTCCCCCTGTAGTGAGCCAACTGGTCATTGTTGGGGAACAAACCGGAAACCTAGGCACAACCAGTCGCCAAATTCGGGATCACCTGAAGAAAGATATCGAACGCAAGACCGATAACTTCGTACGCGTGGTTGAACCAATCACAACGATTCTGATGGCCTTCATGGTCGGAGGGATCTTATTGGCAATATACATGCCAATGTTTGGAATGTTGGATTTAGTGGAAAGATAA
- a CDS encoding competence type IV pilus major pilin ComGC gives MYQAKVNRQRRGFSLLELLAVVVILGIIAAIVVPRVSTSSTLAKQRVHEHNIATLNSAVERYFVTTGSWPSALTDLGTDYLPDGVPAVPTDNTLTYSVDGTTHRVVAN, from the coding sequence ATGTATCAAGCCAAGGTGAATCGACAACGTCGTGGTTTCTCGCTCCTGGAACTCTTGGCAGTGGTGGTGATCCTCGGGATCATTGCCGCAATCGTCGTTCCCCGTGTGAGCACCTCGAGCACCCTAGCCAAGCAGCGCGTTCACGAACACAATATTGCCACTTTGAATTCGGCGGTGGAACGCTACTTCGTCACTACGGGGTCTTGGCCCTCGGCGTTGACCGACTTGGGAACCGATTACCTGCCAGATGGCGTTCCCGCTGTCCCAACCGACAACACGTTGACCTACTCCGTCGACGGGACTACGCATCGCGTTGTCGCGAATTAA
- a CDS encoding prepilin-type N-terminal cleavage/methylation domain-containing protein, whose product MPRSFPFPKQGFSLLELLAVVVLLGILAAVGAARLSPGIQGNLANGTDSFRILMALRQARASAISTGDNHRVRLLSTSGVISGFQVERIGTVTTIVEGPYDFTPETSVTQTGGDATFDFQGLATVAPVLTFTGPDRTHRITVVAATGWGLLEEL is encoded by the coding sequence GTGCCGCGGTCGTTTCCGTTTCCTAAACAAGGTTTCAGCCTGCTCGAGCTCCTCGCAGTGGTCGTCCTGCTGGGAATCTTGGCAGCCGTCGGTGCGGCCCGTCTGTCCCCTGGTATCCAAGGCAACTTGGCGAATGGTACCGACTCTTTTCGCATTCTAATGGCACTACGACAAGCCAGAGCATCTGCCATCTCGACCGGCGATAACCACCGCGTACGGTTGCTAAGTACGAGCGGCGTGATCAGCGGTTTTCAAGTCGAACGCATCGGAACCGTCACCACGATTGTCGAAGGACCGTACGATTTTACCCCAGAGACCTCGGTGACTCAGACCGGCGGGGATGCGACTTTCGACTTTCAAGGGCTGGCAACTGTCGCACCGGTTCTCACGTTCACAGGTCCAGACCGCACACATCGGATTACCGTTGTGGCCGCCACCGGCTGGGGGCTGCTCGAAGAACTGTAG
- a CDS encoding PilN domain-containing protein, producing the protein MVGKRNNKTNSNRPILTLQIGHTLVRAILFRHEQGRVVEFQSLEETWQSGNLKISSTEGAIGLKDAFRRLLQKLPRNVEATYITLSGEFCVTRVVSDTNENVLHEIREIESRSNLYLSLGHGPKVVAGNIIQQDPRHQHATVSVVHRQTIEAILEISKSVGLSVISIEPSVISLCRLMGAMEVDREAPVLLMCPGQTGVEIAISYQGRLYLDYRPAGVAKQEDVVDALVHHLERLQRYCRRHARVMQASIASVYLSGDQQRLGPIYEQLASKLTMPVRVLKVASSSDAPSLMPDNLPQPYYPAAGVGLLAIREHATPGPNLLERLHADADDPIVPRILRLFTPLAAVLLVAAMVWSYLLEQRWELDQRVAEAAQFEPVHREALEIQGKLTRGRELLNVQKQISDQIPRPPMGAWLRQLGRDVPEDTWLTSMALDSRGDMTVEGASLAEASVFDYVQRIRQLPFVTRASVEGVIPTTTPSGPGVKFTIYCDFDDQEALQDQEDGSI; encoded by the coding sequence ATGGTAGGAAAACGGAACAACAAGACCAACAGCAACCGGCCGATTCTGACACTTCAGATCGGTCATACGCTGGTGCGCGCGATCCTCTTTCGACACGAGCAAGGTCGGGTAGTTGAATTCCAATCGTTGGAAGAAACCTGGCAATCCGGCAATTTGAAAATCAGTTCGACTGAAGGCGCCATTGGGTTAAAGGATGCCTTCCGACGTTTGCTGCAGAAGTTGCCACGTAACGTCGAAGCGACCTACATCACGCTCTCTGGTGAATTCTGTGTGACGCGGGTTGTCAGTGATACCAACGAGAACGTGCTCCATGAAATTCGAGAAATCGAATCGCGTAGTAATTTGTATCTCTCACTCGGGCATGGCCCGAAGGTCGTCGCTGGTAATATCATTCAGCAAGATCCACGTCACCAGCATGCGACTGTCTCGGTGGTGCATCGCCAGACGATCGAGGCGATTCTCGAAATATCAAAGTCGGTTGGCCTTTCGGTCATTTCCATCGAGCCGTCGGTGATTTCGCTCTGCCGTTTGATGGGCGCGATGGAAGTCGATCGCGAAGCACCTGTATTGTTGATGTGCCCTGGTCAAACGGGTGTTGAGATCGCGATTTCCTACCAAGGACGCTTATATCTTGATTATCGTCCAGCGGGTGTTGCTAAGCAGGAAGACGTGGTCGACGCATTGGTTCACCACTTAGAGCGTCTGCAACGTTACTGTCGTCGCCATGCCCGCGTGATGCAGGCCTCGATTGCATCGGTTTACCTGTCAGGGGATCAGCAGCGTTTGGGGCCCATCTACGAGCAACTTGCCAGTAAGCTGACGATGCCGGTTAGGGTTTTGAAAGTAGCATCCTCCAGCGATGCGCCTTCCCTTATGCCAGACAACTTGCCACAACCTTATTACCCCGCAGCCGGTGTCGGTTTGTTGGCGATTCGCGAGCACGCGACTCCGGGACCCAACCTATTGGAACGCTTACACGCGGATGCCGACGATCCGATTGTCCCTCGCATCTTGCGACTATTCACCCCGCTTGCGGCGGTGTTATTGGTCGCTGCGATGGTCTGGTCGTATTTGCTGGAACAGCGCTGGGAATTAGATCAGCGAGTTGCCGAGGCAGCACAGTTTGAACCGGTCCATCGTGAAGCCCTCGAAATCCAAGGCAAGCTGACCCGCGGCCGCGAGTTGTTAAACGTTCAGAAACAGATCAGCGACCAGATTCCGCGTCCGCCCATGGGGGCTTGGTTACGACAGCTTGGAAGGGACGTGCCAGAAGATACTTGGCTGACCAGCATGGCGCTAGATTCACGTGGCGACATGACGGTAGAAGGGGCTTCGCTTGCCGAGGCAAGCGTATTCGATTACGTCCAGCGAATTCGGCAACTTCCCTTTGTCACCAGAGCTAGCGTGGAAGGAGTGATCCCGACGACAACGCCCTCTGGACCAGGGGTAAAGTTCACCATTTACTGTGACTTTGACGATCAGGAAGCATTACAGGATCAAGAAGATGGAAGCATATAA